The following are encoded together in the Planctobacterium marinum genome:
- the hisH gene encoding imidazole glycerol phosphate synthase subunit HisH yields MIALVDSNISNIGSIANMLNFLDIDFQLVTQPEELDNCDKIILPGVGAFDSVMSSLRTSGMDEAINEQVQVKGKYYMGICVGAQLLCQSSEEGKLPGFGWLPLTVTRFDAQQVARVPHMGWNHIEPGHNSALLHNMDEEYARFYFLHSYYIPHDDKFSGGVTRYGALFSAIAQRDNYFGVQFHPEKSHKYGMHLFQNFEAL; encoded by the coding sequence GTGATCGCTTTAGTTGATTCCAACATTAGTAATATTGGTTCTATTGCGAATATGCTCAATTTTCTGGATATAGACTTCCAGTTAGTTACTCAACCGGAAGAATTAGACAATTGTGACAAGATTATTTTACCCGGTGTCGGTGCGTTTGACAGTGTGATGTCTAGTTTACGAACATCAGGTATGGATGAAGCCATAAATGAACAAGTACAAGTGAAGGGCAAGTATTACATGGGGATTTGTGTCGGAGCACAACTCCTCTGTCAGTCCAGTGAAGAAGGTAAACTACCCGGATTTGGCTGGTTACCGCTTACGGTTACCAGGTTTGATGCTCAGCAGGTTGCTCGTGTCCCCCATATGGGCTGGAATCACATTGAACCGGGACACAACTCGGCGTTATTGCACAATATGGACGAAGAGTATGCCCGATTCTATTTTTTGCATTCTTACTATATCCCACACGATGATAAATTCTCCGGTGGTGTCACTCGCTATGGTGCGTTATTTTCAGCCATTGCCCAGCGGGATAATTATTTCGGAGTGCAGTTCCATCCTGAAAAAAGCCACAAATATGGTATGCATTTGTTCCAAAATTTTGAGGCGCTGTAA
- a CDS encoding DegT/DnrJ/EryC1/StrS family aminotransferase, producing MIKLADLHQQHAELKQELDDAIQSVISAGAFINGPEVSIFEQAFASYCSSKYSLACGNGTDALEIAIAALQLPPGAEIIVPANSFVASAEAVVNNGHIPVFIDINEEHYGLDCEQLESLLSDKTAAVIAVHLFGIPADMQRIKQFCQQHQLYLIEDCAQAHGARWQGKTIGSWGDVSTFSFFPGKNLGAMGDAGAICSDNEVLIRRCRMIANHGRLDKFGHKICGRNSRMDSLQAAVLCVKLKYLPAWNELRREKATILHASLQDNPHLQLFKLSEWAEPVYHQYVVRVEERDWVKQSLYQAGIETGIHYPKTINDYEPFQQYRGVTPKAKHVSGKILSLPCHQYLTQSDLDKIIYHLGVACEQAATLQTHQTEREVKR from the coding sequence ATGATTAAACTGGCTGATTTACACCAGCAGCATGCTGAACTAAAGCAGGAGCTTGATGACGCCATTCAGTCAGTTATCAGTGCAGGGGCATTTATCAACGGACCAGAGGTAAGTATATTCGAACAAGCCTTTGCCAGTTATTGTAGCAGTAAGTATTCCCTCGCCTGCGGTAATGGCACTGATGCACTTGAAATTGCCATAGCGGCATTACAGTTGCCTCCGGGGGCAGAAATTATTGTTCCTGCCAACAGCTTTGTCGCGTCAGCAGAAGCTGTCGTGAACAATGGTCATATTCCAGTATTTATTGACATCAATGAAGAGCATTACGGTTTAGATTGTGAACAGTTGGAGTCCTTACTAAGTGATAAAACAGCTGCCGTTATTGCGGTACATTTATTCGGTATTCCGGCAGACATGCAGCGTATTAAGCAGTTTTGCCAACAGCACCAGCTGTATCTAATAGAGGATTGTGCTCAGGCCCACGGAGCCAGATGGCAAGGCAAAACTATTGGTAGTTGGGGAGACGTTTCCACATTTAGTTTTTTTCCGGGTAAAAACCTAGGGGCAATGGGTGATGCTGGTGCGATCTGTAGTGATAATGAGGTGTTGATAAGACGTTGTCGTATGATTGCGAATCACGGAAGACTAGATAAATTTGGCCATAAAATATGCGGTCGAAATAGCCGAATGGATTCATTACAGGCTGCTGTACTCTGTGTAAAGCTCAAATACCTACCTGCCTGGAATGAATTACGCCGCGAAAAAGCGACTATTTTGCACGCCAGCTTGCAAGATAACCCACATCTGCAATTGTTTAAGCTTTCAGAGTGGGCCGAGCCTGTCTATCACCAGTATGTCGTTCGTGTTGAAGAGCGAGACTGGGTGAAACAAAGTCTTTATCAAGCTGGTATTGAAACGGGGATCCATTACCCTAAAACGATTAATGATTATGAACCATTTCAGCAATATCGCGGGGTTACACCCAAAGCTAAACATGTATCTGGCAAGATACTCAGTCTTCCATGCCATCAGTATTTAACGCAAAGTGATCTGGATAAAATTATTTACCATCTTGGTGTCGCCTGCGAACAAGCTGCGACACTGCAAACCCATCAAACAGAGCGAGAAGTTAAAAGGTGA
- a CDS encoding Gfo/Idh/MocA family protein — MSNPNLPVSKSKSNSLRVALIGCGRILKKHAEILSSNEIDGMVLDSVCDIEPEKAQQAAEKYHVPAFTDMHELMQHRNPDLVTILTPSGLHASHTIELADYGKDIIVEKPMALRLKDADSMLVACAKNNCRLFVVKQNRFNLPVVKLREALEAGRFGKLVLGTIRVRWCRDQAYYDQDEWRGTWAYDGGVLTNQASHHVDLLEWMMGEVESVHARSSTAMVDIETEDTAVATLKFSNGALGVIEATTATRPKDLEGSISILGATGTVEISGFAVNEMKTWQFADKQPVDEEIEQYSENPPNVYGFGHKAFYENVRDSILQGKPALVDGLEGRKSLELISALYESIETGKEVFLRFTPKKCRLGVIDD; from the coding sequence TTGTCGAACCCAAACCTGCCTGTATCTAAATCGAAGAGTAATAGTTTAAGAGTCGCCCTGATAGGCTGTGGTCGGATCCTGAAAAAGCACGCTGAAATTCTGTCCTCTAATGAGATAGATGGCATGGTTTTGGATTCAGTGTGCGACATCGAGCCCGAAAAAGCTCAACAGGCTGCAGAAAAATATCATGTGCCTGCATTTACAGATATGCATGAACTAATGCAGCACAGGAATCCCGACTTGGTAACAATATTAACTCCAAGTGGTCTGCATGCTTCACATACTATTGAGTTGGCTGACTATGGCAAAGATATTATTGTAGAGAAGCCTATGGCTCTCAGACTAAAAGATGCCGACAGCATGCTGGTGGCCTGCGCCAAGAATAATTGTCGATTGTTTGTAGTTAAACAAAATCGCTTCAATTTACCTGTGGTAAAACTCAGAGAAGCACTTGAAGCTGGCCGTTTTGGGAAGCTGGTGTTGGGAACTATAAGAGTGCGTTGGTGTCGTGATCAGGCTTATTATGACCAGGATGAATGGCGAGGAACTTGGGCATATGATGGTGGAGTGTTGACAAATCAAGCTAGCCATCATGTGGATTTATTGGAGTGGATGATGGGGGAGGTGGAGAGTGTTCACGCCCGAAGTTCTACAGCGATGGTGGACATTGAAACTGAAGATACAGCAGTTGCTACTCTAAAGTTTAGCAATGGCGCATTGGGTGTTATTGAAGCGACTACGGCCACAAGACCCAAAGATCTTGAAGGTTCAATTTCAATTCTAGGAGCCACGGGAACCGTAGAGATATCTGGTTTCGCGGTAAATGAAATGAAGACGTGGCAATTTGCAGATAAACAACCTGTAGATGAAGAGATAGAGCAATATTCTGAAAATCCACCCAATGTGTATGGCTTTGGACACAAAGCGTTTTATGAAAACGTCAGGGACTCGATATTACAAGGAAAGCCTGCCTTGGTGGATGGCCTTGAAGGCCGAAAGAGCCTGGAGCTGATTTCTGCTCTGTATGAGTCTATCGAAACTGGCAAAGAAGTGTTCCTGCGGTTCACTCCCAAGAAATGTCGCTTAGGAGTAATTGATGATTAA
- a CDS encoding N-acetyltransferase gives MTDKWFSHETAIIDEGAEIGKRSKIWHFSHVCARAIIGQDCQLGQNVYIDNLAQIGDRVKIQNNVSVYARVVIEDDVFCGPSVVFTNVVNPRAFIERKDEFQTTLVRQGASLGANSTIVCGVTLGAYCLVGAGATVATDVTDYALMLGIPARQVGWVSKAGHRLPLPVTGEGVADCKESNERYYLRGDKLNAQPLID, from the coding sequence ATGACAGATAAGTGGTTTAGTCATGAAACAGCTATTATTGATGAGGGAGCTGAAATTGGAAAACGCTCTAAAATTTGGCATTTTAGTCATGTTTGCGCTCGGGCTATTATTGGTCAAGACTGTCAGTTGGGGCAAAATGTATACATTGATAACCTCGCGCAAATAGGTGACAGGGTCAAAATCCAAAATAATGTGTCAGTTTATGCCAGAGTCGTCATCGAAGATGACGTTTTTTGTGGCCCCTCCGTGGTGTTTACCAATGTGGTCAATCCCAGGGCGTTTATAGAACGCAAAGATGAGTTTCAAACGACCCTGGTAAGGCAGGGAGCATCGCTGGGAGCTAATAGTACTATAGTGTGTGGCGTAACCTTGGGTGCTTATTGTTTAGTTGGAGCTGGGGCCACTGTAGCAACGGATGTCACCGATTATGCATTGATGTTGGGCATTCCAGCCAGGCAAGTTGGTTGGGTGAGTAAAGCGGGTCACCGGTTGCCTTTGCCCGTTACAGGGGAAGGAGTTGCAGATTGCAAAGAGTCCAATGAAAGGTATTATCTAAGGGGCGACAAGCTCAACGCACAGCCATTGATCGATTGA
- a CDS encoding nucleotidyltransferase family protein, translating into MKAFLLAGGLGTRLRPLTNTMPKCLVPIGGKPLLGIWLDCLFEQLDVDEVWINTHYFAQQVEMFISQSCYKSKVKLVHEECLQGTMGTLRNNAAFFEGNEFFIAHADNYCITDWQAFLVQFRNRPHFCELTMMLFETQTPKSCGMVKVTDGDILKDYVEKPQIPWQNNLANGAVFLMDSRAVNKVIAMPESKIDLCKDFIPRCIGKANVFLNRNIHIDIGTPETLMRANELAIDHGVYTGELTHDR; encoded by the coding sequence TTGAAAGCATTTCTATTGGCTGGTGGCTTAGGCACCCGTCTGAGGCCATTGACAAATACGATGCCTAAATGCCTTGTGCCTATTGGTGGTAAGCCATTGTTAGGCATCTGGCTGGATTGTCTTTTCGAACAACTTGATGTAGATGAAGTGTGGATCAATACACATTATTTTGCACAACAGGTTGAAATGTTCATATCTCAGTCTTGCTATAAATCCAAGGTGAAACTGGTACACGAGGAGTGTTTGCAAGGTACGATGGGGACATTGCGCAACAACGCAGCTTTCTTTGAGGGTAATGAGTTTTTCATTGCTCATGCCGATAATTATTGTATTACGGATTGGCAAGCATTCTTAGTTCAGTTTCGCAATCGACCACATTTTTGTGAATTGACAATGATGTTGTTCGAAACTCAAACGCCAAAGTCCTGTGGGATGGTAAAAGTGACCGACGGTGATATTCTAAAAGATTATGTTGAAAAACCGCAAATTCCCTGGCAGAACAATTTGGCTAACGGAGCTGTTTTTTTGATGGACAGCAGAGCAGTAAATAAGGTTATCGCTATGCCTGAATCAAAAATTGATTTGTGTAAAGACTTTATTCCCAGATGTATTGGTAAAGCAAACGTATTTCTGAATCGAAATATTCATATTGATATAGGTACTCCGGAAACGTTAATGCGGGCAAATGAATTGGCCATAGATCACGGAGTCTATACAGGGGAATTAACTCATGACAGATAA
- a CDS encoding PfkB family carbohydrate kinase gives MTRKTHNKLVFISGIFNVLHPGHIRMFRFASELGGRLVIGLLKKENLDANILADAERLESLKAISFIDDVVMLNDLEHTLLTLRPDIVLKGNEFKSGHNIEQSIIQAWGGELVFSSGESTFNSTSILTSGSLQADFDLPSSYFSYIKRHNIQPSFIASALDQLSNLKVAVIGDIILDEYVDCDPVGLSREDPTIVVSPVEKKCFIGGAAIVACHTRSFGAKVDFYSVCGKDKKADWLIKELNDKGVHCNLVNDETRPTTVKKRYRSGNKTLLRVNEFRSHPLNTRAQNALLQAIESQIHEYDLIMFSDFSYGLLSEDTVQKIASLAEQHDVPMVADSQTSSQKGDLNKFRRMRLVTPTELEARQATNVLDSSVGLAQVVEVLINRLQPGNVVMTLAEAGAMVANKNSNQRPQLDSLPALNKNPVDVSGAGDLLLVTTSLLMIAECDVWHAALMGMIASAIHISTVGNEPINAQELRRYLHKMQPRS, from the coding sequence ATGACTAGAAAAACGCACAATAAACTGGTCTTTATATCTGGGATCTTTAACGTCTTGCACCCCGGTCACATTCGAATGTTTCGCTTTGCCAGCGAATTGGGTGGCAGACTCGTCATTGGTTTGTTGAAAAAGGAGAACCTTGATGCAAACATCTTGGCTGACGCAGAACGTTTAGAATCATTAAAAGCGATTAGCTTTATAGATGATGTTGTAATGTTGAATGACCTGGAACATACATTGCTGACGCTCAGGCCGGATATTGTGCTGAAGGGCAATGAATTTAAATCCGGTCACAACATAGAGCAGTCGATTATTCAGGCGTGGGGCGGAGAGCTGGTATTTAGTTCAGGTGAAAGTACCTTCAATTCAACCAGCATTTTAACCAGTGGAAGTCTTCAGGCCGATTTCGATTTGCCATCAAGCTACTTCAGCTATATCAAGCGTCACAATATTCAACCATCATTCATTGCTTCAGCACTCGACCAACTGAGCAACTTAAAGGTCGCCGTCATTGGCGATATCATTCTGGATGAGTACGTCGATTGTGATCCAGTAGGTCTATCTCGCGAAGATCCTACTATCGTTGTGTCGCCAGTCGAGAAAAAATGTTTTATTGGCGGCGCTGCTATTGTAGCGTGCCACACTCGTTCTTTTGGAGCCAAGGTAGATTTTTATTCCGTTTGCGGGAAAGATAAGAAGGCCGACTGGTTAATTAAAGAGCTTAATGACAAGGGCGTACATTGTAATTTGGTGAACGATGAAACCCGCCCCACTACTGTTAAAAAACGCTACCGAAGTGGCAATAAGACGTTGCTGAGAGTTAATGAGTTTCGCAGTCATCCATTAAATACCCGGGCACAAAATGCATTATTGCAGGCCATAGAAAGCCAAATACATGAATATGACTTGATTATGTTTTCTGATTTCAGCTATGGGTTGTTGTCTGAAGACACCGTCCAGAAGATTGCTTCTCTGGCAGAGCAACATGACGTACCTATGGTGGCAGATAGCCAGACTTCCTCTCAAAAAGGCGACTTAAACAAGTTTCGAAGAATGCGTCTGGTGACACCTACTGAACTGGAAGCCAGACAGGCAACTAATGTTCTGGATAGCAGCGTGGGATTGGCTCAGGTAGTAGAAGTTCTCATTAATCGACTACAACCTGGTAATGTTGTGATGACATTGGCTGAAGCCGGTGCGATGGTAGCGAATAAGAACAGCAATCAAAGACCGCAATTGGATTCTTTGCCTGCTCTGAATAAGAATCCTGTTGATGTTTCGGGGGCGGGCGACTTGCTGTTAGTAACCACCTCCCTGCTGATGATTGCTGAGTGTGATGTTTGGCACGCAGCTTTGATGGGAATGATTGCCAGCGCTATACATATCAGCACTGTGGGTAATGAGCCTATTAACGCTCAGGAGCTGCGTCGCTACCTGCATAAAATGCAACCCCGGAGTTAG
- a CDS encoding sugar nucleotide-binding protein, with translation MDISSKRVLLIGASGAIGKHLKNHWQLTANIKLCTAGRSDQDDYYLDLNSPSNCPAHLFEASHFDTVVVLAAMSNIAACERDPQLARYINAKAVEELYHIIPAKNWILFSTNQVFCGDKLMPRRNDITQPISEYGASKVALEKCFESQFYRVAILRLTKVLMPEQPFLRASLKKMLSGEKVTAFTNMVMAPIYIEQVCQYITRLLFDFSGGIHQLSGQRDISYYQTLVMLSSMLDLDVSLVEASKTGINTPKYSALHVDTLENSLGFFSPDIESVLGQFLAASRLN, from the coding sequence ATGGATATTTCTAGCAAACGTGTGCTGCTGATTGGTGCCTCAGGGGCCATTGGCAAGCATCTCAAAAATCATTGGCAGTTAACCGCAAACATTAAACTCTGCACCGCAGGAAGGTCTGATCAGGATGATTATTACCTGGATCTCAATTCACCGAGCAATTGTCCCGCTCATCTCTTTGAGGCGTCGCATTTTGACACCGTTGTTGTATTAGCTGCAATGAGTAATATTGCAGCATGTGAGCGAGACCCACAATTAGCCAGATATATTAATGCCAAGGCCGTTGAGGAGCTTTATCACATCATCCCTGCCAAAAACTGGATACTGTTTTCAACCAATCAGGTGTTTTGTGGCGATAAATTGATGCCACGACGTAACGATATTACGCAGCCCATTTCAGAATATGGTGCTTCCAAAGTTGCATTGGAAAAATGCTTCGAGTCTCAGTTTTATCGAGTTGCCATTTTGCGGCTCACCAAAGTGCTGATGCCAGAACAACCATTTCTGAGAGCTAGTCTCAAAAAAATGTTGTCCGGAGAAAAGGTCACTGCATTTACTAATATGGTGATGGCACCAATCTACATTGAGCAGGTGTGCCAGTATATCACCAGACTCCTCTTTGATTTTAGTGGGGGGATTCATCAATTATCGGGACAACGAGACATTAGCTACTATCAAACCCTTGTCATGTTGAGTAGCATGCTCGATCTTGATGTATCCTTGGTGGAAGCGAGCAAGACCGGGATTAATACACCTAAATATAGCGCTTTGCATGTCGATACATTGGAAAACAGTTTGGGCTTTTTCAGTCCAGATATTGAATCCGTGTTGGGGCAATTTTTAGCAGCGAGCCGTCTGAATTAA
- a CDS encoding phytanoyl-CoA dioxygenase family protein yields the protein MKAISLSELNREALLRELNTDNGYLVANISMPDYQHILTLITEQYLHVLQMVCPHKVKQFHAEPINQYHKIYQPEDFDHASTWSKNARLLGPSAVKSMLSGAIGTQLNRLFGDYLLADEENMGWPGIYWRLVRPGNTDIGSVHADKWFWDLGHGDMPTGYTRVKLWMSVCTVLGSSGLQVVPHSQHSDDWKYHGEWRNGMQKPVLDEDLQSLNLVSVETQPGDCIIFHDKLLHGGMINSSDETRVSLEFTILTPIQEFVTLGLKQ from the coding sequence ATGAAGGCAATCAGTTTATCTGAGCTGAATCGCGAAGCATTGTTGAGAGAGCTAAATACTGACAATGGCTATTTGGTTGCGAATATTTCGATGCCGGATTATCAACATATCCTGACACTGATAACAGAGCAATACTTGCATGTTTTACAAATGGTTTGTCCCCACAAAGTGAAGCAATTCCACGCCGAGCCTATCAACCAATATCACAAGATTTATCAACCTGAAGATTTCGATCACGCCAGCACCTGGAGTAAAAATGCCCGGCTACTGGGGCCATCAGCAGTAAAATCAATGCTCTCCGGGGCCATTGGTACGCAATTAAATCGATTGTTTGGGGATTACCTTCTGGCAGATGAGGAGAATATGGGGTGGCCGGGTATATATTGGCGTCTGGTGCGCCCGGGGAATACCGATATTGGTTCGGTACACGCTGATAAATGGTTTTGGGATTTGGGACACGGTGATATGCCAACAGGATACACCAGAGTTAAATTGTGGATGTCTGTGTGTACCGTACTGGGCAGCAGTGGATTGCAAGTTGTCCCTCACTCACAGCACTCAGATGATTGGAAGTATCATGGAGAATGGCGAAATGGTATGCAGAAACCAGTATTGGATGAAGATTTACAAAGTCTCAACCTGGTCAGTGTTGAGACACAGCCAGGCGATTGCATCATCTTCCACGACAAACTATTGCACGGGGGGATGATAAATAGTAGCGATGAAACTCGAGTCAGCCTTGAGTTTACTATTTTGACACCAATTCAAGAATTCGTCACACTTGGACTTAAGCAATAA
- a CDS encoding glycosyltransferase, with product MNRDIKIARIVAAHYPEFIRSIYANNPELKSAPYSEQRDVIKEQEFHQYFGYEDHFRGMGVEAIDIVWDLESLQLQWAKEQGLSLDYDFLTEDKMQVIMSILVEQLRRFKPDVLFVHNARLYEGGFWQYIKERVPSIRWITCTMGFPLRNKMQAYGIDSFLCCVPSFMQEKYSGTVEKELFYYCYDARPQKTHKNIPFSFFGSTGNCGTMHHRTRYEYLLGLTYNADLKVYGKESSKIYTDNQRAVWSDYLKELRNSSDSAKVLSICKEIADKKNPVVPPLAFFNHQAVRAGLFGKAYLDGLADSLVTFNIHTEHAYGDVGNMRMFEATGNGACMMVEHGRNIQHLFEPDTEVVTYRSIGEAVDKAQWLLQNPAKAKEIGAAGYLKTKTHHSFRSRAEQVIEHFNRVLQK from the coding sequence ATGAACAGAGATATTAAAATAGCGCGCATTGTCGCCGCCCATTACCCTGAATTCATTCGCTCGATTTACGCCAACAACCCAGAGCTGAAATCTGCGCCCTATAGCGAACAACGAGACGTTATTAAAGAGCAAGAGTTTCATCAGTATTTTGGCTATGAAGATCATTTTAGGGGCATGGGGGTTGAGGCTATTGATATTGTTTGGGATCTCGAGTCATTGCAATTACAGTGGGCGAAAGAACAAGGTTTAAGTCTGGACTATGACTTTCTCACTGAGGATAAAATGCAAGTCATAATGTCTATCCTTGTAGAGCAGTTAAGACGCTTCAAGCCGGATGTACTGTTTGTTCACAATGCTCGCTTGTATGAAGGTGGATTTTGGCAGTATATCAAAGAGCGGGTTCCAAGCATCCGCTGGATTACCTGTACTATGGGCTTTCCTTTGCGTAACAAAATGCAGGCCTATGGAATCGACAGCTTTTTATGTTGTGTGCCTTCCTTTATGCAAGAAAAATACAGTGGTACCGTCGAAAAAGAGTTGTTTTATTACTGTTATGATGCTCGCCCTCAAAAGACACATAAAAACATTCCTTTTAGTTTTTTTGGTTCCACTGGAAATTGCGGCACCATGCATCACAGAACCCGATATGAGTATCTATTGGGGTTAACTTACAATGCGGATTTGAAGGTGTACGGTAAAGAGTCCTCAAAAATCTACACAGATAATCAGCGTGCTGTTTGGTCGGATTACCTGAAAGAACTGAGGAATAGCTCTGATAGCGCAAAAGTGCTGTCTATTTGTAAAGAAATTGCCGATAAGAAAAACCCGGTTGTACCTCCTCTTGCGTTTTTCAATCATCAAGCGGTTCGAGCGGGACTATTTGGCAAAGCATACCTGGATGGATTAGCCGACTCCCTGGTTACATTCAATATTCACACAGAGCATGCCTACGGAGATGTCGGTAACATGCGTATGTTCGAAGCAACAGGTAATGGAGCCTGTATGATGGTGGAGCACGGGCGCAATATTCAGCATTTGTTTGAACCGGATACTGAAGTTGTGACTTACCGTTCTATCGGAGAAGCTGTTGATAAGGCTCAATGGCTATTACAAAATCCAGCTAAAGCGAAGGAAATCGGAGCTGCTGGTTATCTTAAAACTAAAACGCATCACAGCTTTCGCAGCAGAGCAGAGCAAGTTATCGAGCACTTTAACAGGGTACTACAAAAATGA